The following coding sequences lie in one Drosophila bipectinata strain 14024-0381.07 chromosome XR, DbipHiC1v2, whole genome shotgun sequence genomic window:
- the vilya gene encoding RING finger protein vilya produces MSNVSKLSKAPAMESDDCVMVNEPSYDALKLWIHCNRCFEIYFKNKTKLILLACHHVSCEKCVKVCVGRTPSDALIYQCPICRKEVRGRLVGNNMPSGIKMLFHPEPWSLHNDFIETFQESNNRHFARFKERQEKIVAKLAKDIEMTKSICQKRYIEMKHMAVERRKALLRQRQIKVALANRKNEQTIMLMKRKQELKKKQLLAAAYAAKSGTQRSNSSQRNQRSRSSSPAAGTSKGTPKRKVTGFMHLSNHSFDL; encoded by the exons ATGTCGAATGTATCAAAACTAAGTAAGGCTCCTGCCATGGAGTCAGATGATTGCGTTATGGTCAACGAACCTAGTTATGACGCGCTTAAGCTGTGGATCCACTGCAACCGATGCTTCGAAATATACTTTAAGAATAAAACGAAGCTTATCCTTCTCGCCTGTCACCATGTTTCATGCGAGAAGTGTGTAAAGGTATGTGTGGGTCGTACACCGAGCGATGCACTCATCTACCAGTGCCCCATCTGCCGCAAGGAGGTACGCGGTCGTTTGGTTGGCAACAACATGCCAAGCGGCATCAAGATGCTATTCCATCCCGAGCCGTGGTCTCTGCACAATGATTTCATTGAGACCTTCCAGGAGAGCAACAATCGTCACTTTGCCAGATTCAAGGAACGTCAA GAAAAGATCGTCGCCAAATTGGCAAAGGACATTGAAATGACCAAGTCCATCTGCCAGAAGCGTTACATTGAGATGAAGCACATGGCCGTGGAGCGCCGTAAAGCTTTGCTTCGTCAGCGTCAAATTAAAGTAGCATTGGCCAATAGGAAGAATGAACAGACTAT AATGTTGATGAAGCGGAAGCAAGAGCTAAAAAAGAAACAGCTTTTGGCTGCAGCCTATGCTGCTAAATCTGGTACCCAACGGTCCAATTCATCGCAACGCAACCAGCGTTCACGATCCTCATCACCGGCTGCTGGCACCTCGAAGGGAACTCCCAAACGCAAGGTGACTGGCTTTATGCACCTGTCCAATCATTCCTTTGACCTCTAA
- the dwg gene encoding uncharacterized protein dwg, protein MKIEKLREKLPSKTTIMSGKAGVVLNCRTCTRACKQHKALQDEIELGPAEGTTTLANMLNYCSGLSFEPQDGAAMPQHICLHCLQLLEQAFNFKRMVLDSDELLRLGLDEIAQGSQLKNSQEQQFEHETDVSASETLPETETLPEENEEYVMIEMLGEEQDPGILNEGDLEGEHKLGAIMEITQDEEEYVIEEVTEQEMAGSEDKEEHLIVEGVHEYQPANVEYVTIKDEYQAMIAEEDDIEVMDESATGGEIIQAQMIVIPSDGVMAEETLEMDENGTGEHLIQEEVCEEDFLEESLDSVPTSTNETLPHVCKVCQKGFRQLCRLNQHMRSHVDEKHYECQECGKRLKHMRNYKEHMLTHTNIKPHQCDICGRYYRTTSSLAAHKRNHADDKPYTCDQCGRGYAALDHLRRHKLTHTGERPYACDLCDKAYYDSSSLRQHKISHTGEKAYTCEICGVGLSQKSGYKKHLLVHSGAKPHKCHICGRAFTFTSNLNAHVRLHSGEKPFKCEFCVKAFPTKKRLNSHLRVHNKEQSSSTNTRKAMAGGNGNAGGNDVPDQPVSKSKVVVVL, encoded by the exons atgaaaattgaaaaactcaGAGAAAAACTCCCATCCAAGACGACAATCATGAGCGGCAAGGCGGGCGTGGTGCTGAATTGCCGCACTTGTACAAGGGCCTGCAAGCAGCACAAGGCGCTTCAGGATGAGATCGAGCTGGGCCCCGCCGAGGGCACCACTACACTGGCCAACATGCTGAACTACTGCTCTGGCCTGTCTTTCGAGCCGCAGGACGGCGCCGCCATGCCTCAGCATATTTGCCTCCACTGTCTGCAGCTCCTGGAGCAGGCCTTCAACTTTAAGCGTATGGTGCTCGATTCCGATGAGCTACTACGCCTCGGTTTGGACGAAATCGCCCAGGGAAGCCAGCTGAAAAACAGCCAAGAACAGCAATTTGAGCATGAAACCGATGTGTCGGCATCAGAGACACTTCCCGAAACGGAGACGTTGCCCGAAGAAAACGAGGAATACGTGATGATCGAAATGCTCGGCGAAGAACAGGATCCAGGCATA TTGAACGAGGGGGATTTGGAGGGAGAACATAAGCTGGGTGCCATAATGGAAATAACACAGGACGAGGAGGAGTACGTCATTGAGGAGGTGACCGAACAGGAGATGGCCGGCTCAGAGGACAAGGAGGAGCACCTGATCGTCGAGGGCGTCCACGAGTACCAGCCAGCGAATGTCGAGTACGTTACGATTAAGGATGAATACCAGGCAATGATAGCCGAGGAGGATGACATCGAGGTAATGGACGAGTCGGCCACTGGTGGCGAGATAATCCAAGCCCAGATGATTGTGATACCCAGCGACGGGGTGATGGCCGAGGAGACTCTCGAAATGGACGAGAATGGGACCGGAGAGCATTTG ATACAGGAGGAAGTCTGCGAGGAGGATTTTCTGGAGGAGTCACTGGACTCGGTGCCGACAAGTACAAACGAAACTTTGCCGCATGTGTGCAAGGTTTGCCAGAAGGGATTCCGGCAGCTGTGCCGCCTCAATCAGCACATGCGCAGCCATGTGGACGAGAAGCATTACGAGTGCCAGGAGTGCGGCAAGCGACTGAAGCATATGCGCAACTACAAGGAGCACATGCTCACCCACACGAATATCAAGCCGCACCAGTGCGACATTTGCGGACGGTATTATCGCACCACCTCCAGTCTGGCGGCCCACAAACGCAACCATGCCGACGACAAGCCCTATACGTGTGATCAGTGCGGACGCGGTTATGCCGCTCTGGATCATTTGCGTCGCCACAAGCTCACCCACACTGGTGAGCGTCCCTATGCCTGTGATTTGTGCGACAAGGCCTACTACGACTCCTCGTCGCTGCGCCAGCACAAGATTAGCCACACCGGCGAGAAGGCCTACACCTGTGAGATCTGTGGCGTGGGATTGTCGCAGAAATCCGGCTACAAAAAGCACCTGCTGGTCCACTCCGGTGCCAAGCCGCACAAGTGCCACATCTGCGGACGCGCCTTCACCTTCACCAGCAACCTCAATGCCCACGTTCGCCTACACTCCGGCGAAAAGCCATTCAAGTGTGAGTTCTGCGTTAAGGCCTTTCCCACCAAGAAGCGTCTGAACAGCCACCTTCGTGTCCACAACAAGGAGCAGTCTAGCTCCACAAATACCCGCAAGGCGATGGCGGGCGGCAACGGTAACGCTGGTGGGAATGATGTACCTGATCAGCCGGTGTCCAAGTCCAAGGTAGTGGTGGTTCTCTAA
- the ttm50 gene encoding mitochondrial import inner membrane translocase subunit TIM50-C, which produces MAPPPTIIQLLRSVSSPRVLTSIRQYQNLRSLGNQPHRGTISPTGVAMYRAVRGYSSTTNKQTAETGTATGSSTAASSGDESLLTNTPLLAKLFPQTAPEVDNDLAKERKQQEEEEAKENEHAWKRMKLGFAIFGGGGLAAGLWAIYEFGKPEVDPNGQTIEDEFTQKPLLQQYLQRMWKSIHYYQKMIQEPSRDKLLPDPLKHPYIQPKYTLVLEMKDVLVHPDWTYQTGWRFKKRPGVDHFLAECAKDFEIVVFTAEQGMTVFPILDALDPNGYIMYRLVRDATHFVDGHHVKNLDNLNRDLRKVIVIDWDSNSTKMHPDNTFGITRWHGNDDDCQLLDLVAFLKIIAQNNVDDVREVLHYYRQFDDPVNQFRENQRKLAEQMQEAERLEQAKAKPMVKNWSRGMLGR; this is translated from the exons AtggcaccaccacccacaatCATTCAGCTGCTGCGCAGCGTTAGTTCGCCGCGCGTTCTCACATCGATCCGCCAGTACCAGAACCTCAGGTCATTGGGTAATCAACCTCATCGCGGTACCATCTCGCCAACTGGTGTTGCAATGTACCGCGCCGTACGCGGCTATAGTAGCACAACCAACA aacaaACTGCCGAAACTGGAACGGCCACTGGCAGTTCAACTGCAGCCAGTAGTGGCGATGAATCCTTGCTCACAAATACACCACTGCTAGCCAAGCTCTTCCCGCAAACAGCACCCGAAGTGGACAACGATTTGGCCAAGGAGCGTAAACAGCAAGAGGAGGAAGAGGCCAAGGAGAATGAGCATGCCTGGAAACGTATGAAGCTAGG CTTTGCCATTTTCGGAGGCGGTGGCTTGGCTGCCGGCCTTTGGGCCATTTATGAATTTGGAAAACCCGAGGTTGATCCAAACGGACAGACCATCGAGGATGAGTTCACACAGAAGCCGCTTCTGCAGCAATATTTACAGCGTATGTGGAAGAGCATTCACTACTATCAGAAAATGATCCAAGAACCGTCGCGCGACAAACTATTGCCCGATCCGCTCAAGCATCCATATATACAGCCAAAGTATACTTTAGTACTAGAAATGAAGGATGTGCTGGTGCATCCGGATTGGACATATCAGACCGGCTGGCGTTTCAAGAAGCGTCCCGGCGTTGATCACTTCCTGGCCGAGTGCGCCAAAGACTTTGAAATTGTAGTCTTTACTGCCGAACAGGGCATGACCGTGTTCCCTATTTTAGATGCGCTAGATCCTAATGGATATATCATGTATCGCCTTGTCCGGGATGCAACACACTTTGTGGATGGCCATCATGTCAAGAACCTCGATAATCTGAACAGAGATTTGCGGAAG GTAATAGTCATTGATTGGGATTCGAATTCCACAAAAATGCACCCGGACAACACATTTGGAATCACACGCTGGCATGGCAACGACGATGATTGCCAGTTGCTGGACCTCGTTGCCTTCCTTAAGA taatCGCTCAGAACAATGTGGATGATGTGCGTGAGGTGCTGCACTATTACCGCCAGTTTGACGATCCGGTGAATCAGTTCCGGGAGAATCAGCGCAAGCTAGCTGAACAGATGCAGGAAGCGGAGCGTTTGGAGCAAGCCAAGGCCAAGCCGATGGTCAAGAATTGGTCGCGCGGCATGTTGGGGCGTTAA
- the LOC108129758 gene encoding zinc finger protein 514, which translates to MEQSDLCRVCNIPSGNCLPLFTPHLVSGELTTLAKILSYCSGLTLLETEDYLPQHICQGCSVKLRRYWEFKRVALKTDAVLRQLYKGLKVKEKYYYVSGEEVGEEQHMEEDDEAIDQEFELDQELVHEDDFVVVNEASQEDEDELEIKVEEELSAKLWKRSIADLEVDDIQDVIIEETSHSQLFMEEEEDTQDNYEEIGEPTEEQPQEAKTQPSGNRSRRKKTTNPSLKCPICEKQLSTSNSFKYHMQLHSDQKPYVCQICGESFKTRNAHDGHATLHDPNNPNTCPTCGKVYRQASSLRTHLLTHSGIKPFECGVCGKRLTQKSGYKKHMLTHTGEKPHECDICKRTFRYSSNLIAHKRSHSQSKPHHCLVCQKRSFGTTTELNRHMLVHSSDRPFECPECSKTFKRQVSLTLHIQSHKNPNAGKMKKKKEWVDL; encoded by the exons ATGGAGCAATCGGATCTGTGCCGTGTGTGCAATATCCCATCGGGAAATTGCTTGCCACTCTTCACGCCGCATCTGGTTTCTGGCGAACTAACGACTTTAGCCAAGATTCTGAGCTACTGCAGCGGCCTGACTCTCCTGGAGACGGAGGACTACCTGCCCCAACACATATGCCAGGGATGTTCGGTTAAGCTGCGGCGGTACTGGGAATTCAAGCGCGTCGCTCTGAAGACGGACGCGGTTCTCCGACAACTTTATAAAGGTCTGAAAGTCAAGGAAAAATATTACTATGTGTCGGGAGAGGAGGTGGGGGAGGAGCAACATATGGAAGAGGACGATGAAGCTATAGACCAGGAGTTTGAGCTAGATCAGGAACTGGTTCACGAAGATGATTTTGTGGTGGTGAACGAGGCAAGCCaagaggatgaggatgagctAGAGATTAAGGTGGAGGAGGAGTTGTCAGCCAAGCTTTGGAAGCGAAGTATTGCCGATCTAGAGGTCGACGATATTCAGGATGTCATCATCGAAGAAACTAGCCACAGCCAGCTCTtcatggaggaggaggaagataCCCAAGATAACTATGAGGAAATTGGGGAACCAACTGAAGAGCAACCACAGGAGGCGAAAACTCAACCTTCGGGCAATAGAAGCCGCCGCAAGAAGACCACTAATCCATCACTAAAGTGTCCG ATCTGCGAGAAGCAACTGAGCACTAGCAACTCCTTCAAGTACCACATGCAGCTGCACAGCGACCAGAAGCCGTATGTCTGCCAGATATGCGGGGAGTCCTTCAAGACCCGCAACGCCCACGACGGGCATGCCACCCTGCACGATCCAAACAATCCAAATACCTGCCCCACCTGCGGCAAGGTGTACCGTCAGGCGTCATCGCTGCGCACCCACCTGCTAACCCACAGCGGCATCAAGCCGTTCGAGTGCGGTGTCTGCGGCAAGCGACTCACCCAAAAGTCCGGTTACAAGAAGCACATGCTCACCCATACCGGCGAGAAGCCGCACGAATGTGATATCTGCAAACGTACCTTTCGCTATTCAAGCAATCTGATTGCCCACAAACGCAGCCACAGCCAGTCCAAGCCGCATCATTGCCTGGTCTGCCAGAAGCGGAGCTTCGGCACCACCACCGAACTGAATCGCCACATGCTCGTCCACAGCAGCGATCGTCCGTTCGAGTGTCCGGAGTGCAGCAAGACCTTCAAACGCCAGGTCTCCCTCACCCTTCACATCCAATCGCACAAGAACCCAAATGCCGGAaagatgaaaaaaaagaaggaatgGGTGGACCTTTAA
- the crm gene encoding protein cramped: protein MEEMCKPPAVSSSEESKQQPQQSHHSQQSQQPTVSNGKGVHFKLLPSIHQAEPEEELLGSVTMHNCPGTRASARVIQKMKQDQTRPMTPPPSERELSKKEEKAAQKTPSQLKTGNGKTTWTNIERNCFFDALNEFGKDFEAVANCINAKLKRRNANSDYSFKTKDHVRQHYYQTYHKICKYVRYSEELKKPAQELYTLINYGEMRRKLTFLTEKHFMKMKQLVYQGQIMVRSKGKNIRIKTPSCKALRRLNQLDDSLEDIRLPSKVEVVVTPANMESFGRVQSLAQNPRGRIIVPLHKKLISFIKTFEFKWRSESQRLSEEKSAYMASVAAAASTTAATTSSAAATSATATTSSSTATTTTNPTGTTASPAVAPSTNNNNNESEPPNTPAPSLDPLLCFQPRPGVTIHRPLLSITAYLSSVNICLTAYEERMGFKVRSESLANVPCVPVATSKRPRTESGSEKRSPEAKKPKSGASPALEKSLDEGGGVGSGAGAAVAEENHAKVESSSGDELGEEILEFLAGAEGAVAATTETTEATEPAPATPATTAPAVAPPPPPPAPPAPPAPSAPAVTPTVSRAKRKEAKEAAAAAQARNFKPLLSDDILKRIRRGWTVSNAADITIGDLYVVLGQDSKLELEYYWCEIETTSVPAVPSSTACSNSNASTTTSSPATSLLPYNPNDCDSVERVKAVTSSTVSNRLKHLLMVANLSERVRRRQCTCGHTCDRKRDLMNKAQQLAEAAAAAGVNSGMDGNFRTPMLPVRRPIGNIIDPVRQLTALTRQKLRRQVLVQRRLLPPGSLGARPYDMLSVRQLHGGLFQPIDRLDADTASSGIGSSVSSSPSLSVSSVSNTNECQAGGLCFQEDNQEKEDEPSFELPVNDIMQGGRDMPNLDFCGTSTTTTTTSADSTQIPEPVIQDESSTQNFFHGSVSPMHLLRDSTSNARWLEDNINDFSLTSLLGHLDEIDATRDILDPSSSMSVISESSVDFRHKFQEIAALLQQQEKD, encoded by the exons ATGGAAGAAATGTGTAAACCGCCGGCAGTTTCTTCATCAGAGGAATCCAAACAGCAACCGCAGCAGTCTCATCACTCCCAGCAATCACAACAACCAACTGTTTCCAATGGCAAGGGCGTTCATTTCAAGCTTCTGCCTAGCATCCATCAGGCGGAGCCGGAGGAGGAACTCCTCGGCTCGGTTACCATGCACAATTGCCCCGGAACGCGGGCCAGTGCAAGGGTCATCCAAAAAATGAAACAGGATCAGACACGACCGATGACACCGCCACCCAGCGAACGGGAGCTGTCCAAAAAGGAGGAGAAGGCCGCCCAGAAGACACCGTCCCAGCTGAAGACCGGCAACGGCAAGACCACATGGACGAACATCGAAAGAAACTGCTTCTTTGATGCTTTGAACGAATTTGGGAAGGATTTCGAGGCGGTGGCCAATTGCATCAATGCCAAGCTGAAGCGTCGCAATGCCAACAGCGACTACAGCTTCAAGACCAAGGATCATGTTCGCCAGCACTACTATCAGACCTATCACAAGATCTGCAAGTATGTGCGCTACTCGGAAG aattaaaaaaGCCCGCCCAGGAGCTGTATACTTTAATCAATTATGGAGAAATGCGTCGCAAGCTCACCTTCCTCACGGAGAAGCACTTCATGAAGATGAAACAGCTGGTCTACCAGGGTCAGATCATGGTGAGATCCAAGGGCAAGAATATAAGGATCAAGACGCCATCCTGCAAAGCACTCCGGCGATTAAATCAACTTGATG ACAGTCTGGAGGACATTCGGTTGCCCAGCAAGGTGGAGGTGGTGGTAACGCCTGCCAATATGGAGTCGTTCGGTAGGGTGCAGTCTCTGGCCCAGAATCCTCGCGGCAGGATCATAGTACCATTGCACAAGAAACTGATTAGTTTCATCAAGACCTTCGAGTTCAAGTGGCGGAGTGAAAGCCAGCGTTTAAGCGAAGAGAAGTCTGCCTACATGGCCAGTGTAGCTGCAGCCGCCTCCACCACTGccgccaccacctcctccgcTGCTGCAACCTCCGCCACTGCCAcaacctcctcctccaccgccACAACAACCACAAACCCCACCGGCACCACCGCCTCTCCAGCCGTAGCTCCTTCCAcgaacaacaataacaacgaATCTGAGCCCCCAAATACCCCAGCCCCATCACTGGATCCGCTGCTCTGCTTCCAACCGCGACCCGGAGTGACCATCCATCGTCCTCTGCTCAGCATCACGGCCTATCTGAGCAGCGTTAACATCTGCCTGACGGCCTACGAGGAGCGCATGGGCTTCAAGGTGCGCAGCGAATCGCTGGCCAATGTTCCGTGTGTTCCGGTGGCCACCAGCAAGCGACCGAGAACTGAAAGCGGCTCCGAGAAGCGTTCCCCCGAGGCCAAGAAACCCAAATCGGGAGCGAGTCCGGCGTTGGAAAAGAGCCTGGACGAAGGAGGAGGAGTTGGAAGTGGTGCAGGAGCTGCTGTAGCGGAGGAGAATCATGCCAAGGTGGAGAGCAGTAGCGGCGATGAGCTGGGCGAGGAGATCCTGGAGTTTCTAGCCGGCGCAGAAGGAGCAGTGGCTGCCACGACAGAAACAACGGAAGCGACAGAGCCTGCACCGGCTACCCCAGCCACGACAGCACCAGCTGTAGCGCCACCACCTcccccaccagcaccacctGCTCCACCAGCTCCGTCAGCACCCGCCGTCACTCCCACCGTTTCCCGCGCCAAACGCAAGGAAGCCAAGGAGGCGGCAGCTGCCGCCCAGGCGCGCAACTTCAAACCCCTGCTCAGCGATGACATCCTCAAGCGGATACGACGCGGCTGGACGGTGTCCAATGCAGCGGACATAACCATTGGGGATCTGTATGTGGTGCTGGGTCAGGACTCcaagctggagctggagtaCTATTGGTGTGAGATCGAGACTACGAGTGTCCCCGCCGTTCCATCCTCCACGGCGTGCAGCAATTCCAATGCCAGCACTACTACATCCTCGCCAGCAACCAGCTTGCTGCCGTACAATCCCAACGACTGTGATAGCGTGGAGCGCGTCAAGGCCGTCACCTCGTCGACGGTGAGCAATCGGCTGAAGCATCTGCTGATGGTGGCCAATCTCAGCGAGCGTGTACGCCGGCGGCAGTGCACCTGCGGTCACACCTGCGATCGCAAGCGGGATCTGATGAACAAGGCGCAACAGCTGGCAGAGGCGGCGGCCGCCGCTGGTGTCAACTCGGGCATGGATGGCAATTTCCGGACACCGATGCTCCCAGTCCGACGACCCATCGGCAATATCATTGATCCCGTGAGGCAGCTAACGGCG CTCACCCGGCAGAAGCTCCGGAGACAGGTGCTCGTCCAGCGTCGCTTACTGCCACCCGGTTCTTTGGGGGCTCGTCCCTACGATATGCTTAGTGTCCGGCAGCTACACGGCGGTCTCTTCCAGCCCATTGATCGCTTGGACGCAGACACTGCCTCCAGCGGTATAGGCAGTTCCGTTTCATCCTCTCCCTCGCTCTCGGTTAGCTCCGTTTCCAACACCAATGAGTGCCAGGCAGGCGGGTTATGCTTCCAGGAGGATAACCAGGAAAAAGAAGACGAGCCGTCATTCGAGCTGCCGGTGAATGACATTATGCAGGGCGGCAGGGATATGCCCAATTTGGATTTCTGTGGAACTAGCACTACCACTACCACTACCAGTGCGGACAGTACCCAGATCCCAGAGCCAGTTATCCAGGATGAGAGCTCAA CTCAAAACTTCTTCCATGGCAGCGTAAGTCCGATGCACTTGCTCCGCGACTCCACATCCAATGCCCGATGGCTGGAGGACAACATCAATGACTTCTCCCTAACATCGTTGCTGGGACATTTGGATGAAATAGATGCCACCAGAGATATATTG GATCCATCGTCGAGCATGTCGGTGATTAGTGAGAGCAGCGTTGACTTTCGTCACAAGTTCCAGGAGATTGCCGCTCTTCTCCAGCAACAGGAGAAGGATTAG
- the Syx4 gene encoding syntaxin-4 isoform X2, protein MYSGTTEFVNNSNTSSGSNNYTIVPIHNITNNTNNNNNNSSEKNKERLGQKMSQNGTNVDDILNPYSEIRQQLAVIAANLEAMNRMTQTINLRTFNENEMDELHNKNLRVGNQLMTRFKDFKANLPAENDYSLEARMKRTLFYGLHQTFINLWHKNELFLQNYETKVKKNLRLHSKIINSEASEQEIESLIENKTTKLFVDNFLQETEKERQTLRDLMDRFNELRRLEKSIEEVHALFMRIQTLVMEQSETIQRVEFHAQQATLHVDKGADELDQAEKHQKRARKKKIMLITILAAVVLVLLLVGIYL, encoded by the exons ATGTACAGTGGAACCACGGAGTTCGTGAACAACAGTAATACCAGCAGTGGCAGTAACAACTATACGATAGTACCTATCCACAATATCACAAATaataccaacaacaataataataatagtagcGAGAAGAATAAAGAACGACTTGGCCAGAAAATGTCTCAGAATGGAACAAATGTGGATGATATTCTTAATCCG tactCGGAAATACGACAACAACTTGCAGTTATTGCCGCCAATTTGGAAGCCATGAACCGAATGACCCAAACCATTAATCTGCGAACGTTCAACG aaaatgaaatggaTGAACTGCATAATAAAAATCTAAGAGTTGGCAATCAATTAATGACACGCTTCAAGGATTTTAAGGCGAATCTACCGGCAGAAAATGACTATAGCCTGGAGGCCAGGATGAAAAGGACACTTTTCTATGGCCTGCATCAGACCTTTATCAATCTGTGGCACAAAAACGAACTATTCCTGCAAAATTACGAGACAAAGGTCAAGAAAAATCTGAGACTTCACTCCAAAATCA tCAACTCGGAAGCCAGCGAACAAGAAATCGAGTCACTcatcgaaaacaaaacaacaaagctCTTTGTGGACAAT TTCCTACAAGAGACGGAGAAGGAACGACAAACGCTGCGTGATCTGATGGATCGATTCAATGAGCTGCGTCGCCTGGAGAAGTCCATCGAGGAGGTGCATGCTCTGTTCATGCGCATTCAGACGCTCGTAATGGAGCAGAGCGAGACGATCCAGCGCGTCGAGTTCCATGCCCAGCAGGCGACCCTACATGTGGACAAGGGCGCCGATGAGCTGGACCAGGCCGAGAAGCATCAGAAGCGTGCGCGGAAG aaaaaaataatgctCATTACGATACTTGCGGCCGTTGTATTAGTATTACTACTTGTTGGTATTTATTTGTGA
- the Syx4 gene encoding syntaxin-4 isoform X1 yields MVKDRLPELLQRTLSTSSNSSSNGSLFVNMYSGTTEFVNNSNTSSGSNNYTIVPIHNITNNTNNNNNNSSEKNKERLGQKMSQNGTNVDDILNPYSEIRQQLAVIAANLEAMNRMTQTINLRTFNENEMDELHNKNLRVGNQLMTRFKDFKANLPAENDYSLEARMKRTLFYGLHQTFINLWHKNELFLQNYETKVKKNLRLHSKIINSEASEQEIESLIENKTTKLFVDNFLQETEKERQTLRDLMDRFNELRRLEKSIEEVHALFMRIQTLVMEQSETIQRVEFHAQQATLHVDKGADELDQAEKHQKRARKKKIMLITILAAVVLVLLLVGIYL; encoded by the exons atggtTAAAGATCGACTACCGGAGCTTTTACAG CGAACGCTGAGCACAAGCTCGAATTCATCGTCAAATGGTTCACTGTTTGTTAATATGTACAGTGGAACCACGGAGTTCGTGAACAACAGTAATACCAGCAGTGGCAGTAACAACTATACGATAGTACCTATCCACAATATCACAAATaataccaacaacaataataataatagtagcGAGAAGAATAAAGAACGACTTGGCCAGAAAATGTCTCAGAATGGAACAAATGTGGATGATATTCTTAATCCG tactCGGAAATACGACAACAACTTGCAGTTATTGCCGCCAATTTGGAAGCCATGAACCGAATGACCCAAACCATTAATCTGCGAACGTTCAACG aaaatgaaatggaTGAACTGCATAATAAAAATCTAAGAGTTGGCAATCAATTAATGACACGCTTCAAGGATTTTAAGGCGAATCTACCGGCAGAAAATGACTATAGCCTGGAGGCCAGGATGAAAAGGACACTTTTCTATGGCCTGCATCAGACCTTTATCAATCTGTGGCACAAAAACGAACTATTCCTGCAAAATTACGAGACAAAGGTCAAGAAAAATCTGAGACTTCACTCCAAAATCA tCAACTCGGAAGCCAGCGAACAAGAAATCGAGTCACTcatcgaaaacaaaacaacaaagctCTTTGTGGACAAT TTCCTACAAGAGACGGAGAAGGAACGACAAACGCTGCGTGATCTGATGGATCGATTCAATGAGCTGCGTCGCCTGGAGAAGTCCATCGAGGAGGTGCATGCTCTGTTCATGCGCATTCAGACGCTCGTAATGGAGCAGAGCGAGACGATCCAGCGCGTCGAGTTCCATGCCCAGCAGGCGACCCTACATGTGGACAAGGGCGCCGATGAGCTGGACCAGGCCGAGAAGCATCAGAAGCGTGCGCGGAAG aaaaaaataatgctCATTACGATACTTGCGGCCGTTGTATTAGTATTACTACTTGTTGGTATTTATTTGTGA